tcatttgggAAAATCAGAGTCGTGACCTTCGTTTGCGGATAGTCAAATCGAACGGAGAAGTGAATCGCGGCCCGGCGTCGGATCAGTTGGATGAaatgacgcaacaacaacagcaacagccgcAACTAATACagactcaacaacaacaggcgcCCCCTTCCCGTGTAGCCGCCGTGTCGCCAACTCGCAAGACACCGGCCGTCGTCCCTGGAACGGGCCGAGCCAGCAACGCCCTCATGACTGTCAGCACGAGGAAAATCGGCAAAAAACTGGATTTGGAGCTGACGAAAGGCCATGAAGGACTCGGCTTTAGTGTCACGACGCGTGACAATCCGGCTGGAGGGCTTTGCCCCATTTACATCAAGAATATCTTACCCAGAGGTTCGTTTTGTCGTTCGTTTTTCTTGACTTGGCTCAGAAATGTCAAATTCCGTTTTTTCCCAGGTTGTTTTCCaaccttcttttctttcctggaATCCTCcctgttgttcttttttggaaTGGCAATCAatttgacttttaaaaaaatgttgtaataTTTTGCAGGTGCCGCGATTGAGGATGGCCGACTGCGCTCCGGTGATCGACTTTTGGAGGTCAACGGCGTGGAAATGACGGGCAAGACTCAGAGCGAGGTGGTTAGCCTTTTGCGCAACATTCCCAGCGGTGGTGTCGCCCGTCTCCTAATTTCCCGACAggaaacggaagaagaaatccaacagTCGAACCAATtgcaaaatcaacaaattcaaTCGTCTCAGCTTCAATCGTCGACTCAAACTCAGCAGACGAGTCCCAAATTGCCCCGGCAGATGAAATCCATCAGCAGGGCCAGCGAAGAGAGTCTGCTGCTCCTGCCCTGGAAGCAGCGCGAGATCCTCACACTCGACATTCCCGTCCACGACACGGAAAAGGCCGGCCTCGGCATTTCAGTCAAAGGCAAGACGACGTCGTCATCGGGAAATGGCACCAGCGACCTGGGCATCTTCATCAAGTCGGTCCTGCACGGAGGAGCCGCTTCCAGGGACGGCCGGCTCTGCACCAACGACCAGCTCCTTCACGTCAACGGCGTCTCTCTGCAGGGGCGATCCAACACGGAAGCGATGGAAGGATTGAGGCGAGCCGTCCACCAGGAGGGTCCTAAGCCCGGGCACATCACCCTGACGGTTGCCCGCAAAATGCACGCGCTCAAGGATCGTGAAGTGACGCTGGAAGGGCAGTCGCAGGACGACACGGTGAACGGAACGGTTCGACTGGGCGGCAACGGGGGCGACAGCTCCGGCAGTTACGATCATTCCGGAGGCAGTAGCGACCAATCCGGTTCCACCGTCATTTTTGTCAGCGGAAGTGGATCAGACAGTCGTGAGAGAAATCTCATGAAAGACAATCGACTCTCCGGAATCTCCTCTGATCTCCGCAACGAGAGTTACTACCGGGTAAgtttcaacttttgatttttccccagttgaatttgaattgattgaattttgttttggttttatttttgaaggccACGCACGAAACGTGGAACACGACACAGTTGCAGGAAACTTTGATGAGTTCGTCGAAATCGAACGGTGGGCACCAGACGAGCGTAGTGCAGCAGGGTCCAGGGCGGAAGCAGCATTCGCAAAACAGCCCAACGGTCCATTTGACGCCGGGCGAGGTGGTTTCGATCGACGGTGATTACCTGCCGCAGTCGAGGCCACGCCCACCCtctatgatgatgatgtcgacGTCCAACGGTTCCTCAGTGGCCTCTACACCGGATACGACCATGAACTTGCcttggcagcagcaacaacaacattccaaTAATAACATTCGTGGTCCCGGTGGTCAACGCTCTGGACCAACGGATGGACGCGACCGACCGTGGCCCAATGCCGAGCAGCCACAACCGCCCCAGAGTCCCCTGTCGGAAACATCCATGCGATCCGATGGACGTCCCAGCGATTCGGAAGCGCCCACCTACACCAGCCAGTACgtcacgttttattttttgttttgattgttttgggaaattctttttatttgtcatttcattgttttgtttttttctttgttcttttttttctttttttgaaggaCTTCTTTGGACACGGACCCGAACGCTCCCGGCTTTTCTCGCGACCAGTTTGGTCGTCAGAGCATGTCGGAAAAACGGCACGCCTCGCTGGACGCCAAGAACACGGACACTTatcaaaggaataagaaacTCAGGTCGGTAGAAGAACCAACgcgattttattttcctcttttttcctattgtcACCAAGACGACCAAAACGATGATTATTACACAATTAGAAGCGTACGGGACTCGATACGGTTTTAACACgtcggaaatatttttattgaattctaCAGGGAGGAAAGAGAACGTCAGAAACAGACCCAGCCCGAAAgcgaacagcaacaacaacaacaacaaccgcaaaCATCCGCAGTGAAAGAGAACATGCCTCCatcaggtaaaataaaaatgacattaATTTCACAAATTCTCACCTGGACGCTCCGTGTATTTGGTGATAGGCtaaaagcttcttcttttgtcggcgtacttttttttatcgggAATAATATTAACTACTTTCGGCTTATTTAACTCtctcacctttttttctccttttgatgCTTTTCCACGTAAcgagaaataacaaaataacattCATTTAGACATTTAGATAATAATCTCATCCTAACCGTGAACCTtcgaattttgttcttttttctctctctcgtctaccCTCTCCTACCACAACCCTCAACTCCTCCGACTTGAAATGGAAACATTGCGTGTCCTCTGGCGTGTTGTTGTGTGGGTGACTCAGGTCGGGTGATCCGTCGCGCTGTCAAGCGTCGTCACGCCCATCCTTTGGTTTCGCGTCTGGAGAAGGATTACCTCAGCTCACCCACCTATCACCGATCCAGTCCCAATCTTTATCAACCCAACGATGTTGTTGGGGGTGTTGGTGGTGTGGCtacaggtgtgtgtgtgtgtctgtcatgttgttgctgttgttgctgctgtcccTTAACTTTCTTTTAATGGCCCCCCTTCTCGGTCTCCTTCTGTCATTGAACTTTCTTTTTACTGGTGacttatattttaaaaacattttttctgtaaaataaTGAACTTTTCGTGAAGGTCAAAGTCATTTGAAATTGCGGAATTACCCGGAGAAGTTCATTATTGCGGATTAATTGcgataaatctttttttttcactttctctctctctctctccttttctgcACACGCAAATTAACCAAGAGACTAACCTCgactgaaatttcttttttcccacccTCTGTTTGGCCTTATCTGGATTGGAATTGGATTTTGGTTAAAATAGCGAATCGCCGGGGGGTTGCGGGCACGGTTGATCGGGGTAGTCGCCTCTCTGTGGCCCCatccatgatgatgatgatgacggatcATTATCATCAGCATCAACGTTCTCGTGTCTCTTCGGTGGAATCCCTTCCCCTAATCGCTCCGTCACCTGTCCTATCCCTTCAACAAGGCCAAAGACGGCCGCCGCTGCTACCTCCATGTACGTAACGCAATTGCCGCttgctcgtgtgtgtgtgcacctctctttgttttattatgcttgctcggttttttatttttatttatcgcaTCGCGCTGGGTGTAACGCTTTttattccgtttcttttttggttgccGGTTTGAtccggtttttatttttattttattttttttcaattttgccatttttttaaatttaaataatgatAACCGttgtggattttttaaatgtgcgTGAATCAGACAAGTCGCAGGAGAATAGCCGGCCGCTTTTCGTCCGTCCGGTTGACCCGCCTTCAAGAAACTCTTCAAGGGACATCGGCCCGACTTTGGGGTTGAAGAAATCGTCGAGTTTGGAGTCGCTCCAGACGGTCGTCCAGGAGATCCAGATGCAGGAGGAGGAGCCTCAAATCGGTTGCTACGGCTATCACCGGCCGACGGCCATCCGGGTGGTTCGAGGACGCGGCTGCAATGAAAGTTTCCGAGCGGCTGTCGATCGCAGCTACGACGAGTCGGGCCAGCCAACTGACGGCACCAACAAAGAGCCCATGGAGACACGTAAGCAACCCGGAAGCGTTTTACCAGACTAATGTTTTAATGTCCATTGAAAATTTCGTGAAACTTTCGGGATTTATTCCGGACTAGTAGACTggaacattcttttttttttaatttctctatttattttctctttgcgATTTAGTGGACGAAGCGTTGGAAGTTGAGGTGAATGAAATGATGCCACCGCCACGCTCTCCATCGGACATCGGAATTCCCATGTTGAACAACAAGAACGAGACGCGCAAgagcaaaaagaagaacgcCAACGCGGCCGGACTCCTTTTGAAAGGCCTGGGCTCCATGTTCCGCTTCGGCAAGCACCGCAAATCCGCACCAGCCAGTCCAGAATCCGGTCATCAGTCATCCGGATCGGATCCGACAGTTTCGGGTCATCATTCCATGGCCGGCGGCCACATGATTATGCCTTCGTCCGGAAACCAAtctcaccatcaccaccagagCGAGCGGAGATCTTCTTCCGGTCATTCCGGAAGCATCGGCAGGTCGTCTGCCGTGAGCGAAGTGGACCGCCATCACGTCCTCAGACGAACTCTTCCGCCCGATGAACGTGACCGTGCAGAGCTCGGACGCCAAATGGCCATCGCCGTCGCTCGCCAGGTAAATTGCAAAAAACTCAAATTCGTGCGGATGATTGAGgacaaagaagaagtttgGGTTGACGTCATCTCGCCTTATGTGACGTCTAaaaggagaggggggaaaacaacaagTGATTCACCGGAAACATTTCACCGACGCTCGATTGTTTCGTCGAATAATGATGTTCGATTAAAAGCGAGTCTCGACTTTTTACGCATTTAATTCATGGGACTCCCACGCGTTCACAGGGAGCCAAAGTTCGTGTACACAGGATTTGcggctttttatttattttctatttttttctacgcGAGAGAGAGGAGGGTTGGAATAATTGAATGACGGGATATTGTGGTTTTTTCAAGTGCACACAAGCGACATTGTGAAAGACACACGATTTCACTTTGGGAaaatcagttttcttttttctagctATAGAGCATAGGCTTGTAATCGAAGAATTTTTGTGAGTTGTAAACCATTTCGATCGTAATGTTTATTTTCCCGTTGCGGAAGAAATTAGTGGCCCCGTTTCTAGTCCATTTGCTGTTGCCATCTAACGGTTGTTTGTTCTGGCTTTAGAATTTCtggtttttattcttttatttgattgttcgattcttttctcttattctttttacagGCCGCCCAAGATGAACAGAAGAGAATACAACATCATTATTTACGGTTGATGGATCAGCAACAACGCCAGGCCGCCGCCGCTCACGATCACCAGCagaagcaacaacagcagcagcaacaacagcaacaagggAATTCAGCAACAACTGGTGACCGCTCGCAGAGGCTGCATCAGCTGCGCGCCCAGCACCAAAAACGGCACGCCGAACAACAAAGACAGTCGACTCACACGCCGACGGAACAGTTCGAgtatgaaaaatattcaaattgcaGACGATGGAAATGACATTTtaacgttttttctttttctttttcccttgaCTTGTTTTGGTTAGGTCAAATAATAAGAATGTGCCGGAAATCATACACGGACGCTCGGCCAGTTACGACCCTTACAACGACGTGAGGAAACCCCGTAGCCGGGCAGCTGTCGGCGAACCCAATACTCTTATGCCCATTCCGGCCGTGCCTTCCTCCACGtccaactacaacaacaattaCGACGAATTTCAACTCAAGTAAAtatctttattttcaatttcacagAACTTCTTTGAATTTAAGATCGTTTGCAATGAACGTGTTATTGTTGTTCGTGTCTCCACTAATATTTAACTCGACCAACATGTAACTAACGGTTTTGTGATTTGATTGGGGGTTTTCTATTTTGGCTACGAAAAGAAATGGCAATTTGAACCCGGTTCAGATTCGTGAAATGCAGGAATTGGTCCGTCATCAAAGACTCAAAGTTGAACAGGGACAAGTCATGTAAGAAATCAACAACAtttccaaacaaacaaaagtagCGCGagttgattattttcttcGGTTGGTTTGAATTCGCCGCATCCGTCGcctgcatttttatttttcgtttatgATTTTGCATGGTCCCcagttttatttggttttattagtttttatttcggtagacattttgttttttaaattaaatgttgattGGAATTtgtattaattcattttcatttgtttgtttttgcagtCGGCGTCAGCAGCACTATCACTCGCAGCGATCGGCTCGCGAGACGCGGATGAGCCCACCGGGTGGAAATGGTTGGTCGGGTGCCGATCGGCCCGTCTCCAACTATTTCGAGTATGAAAGTCTTCACATTGCTGGTCACAAGGTCGCATTGAGCGGACCACCTTACAAGTAATATTGCACACACACGTTTCCGATTTTTCCCTTTGTGCAATAAACTAACGAAATGTCTGTGTTTTTTAATGACTTTCTCAGacctcagcaacaacaacaatcgggAAATCGTCGCCCACCCACCGTGCAGGGCGATGATACAACATTTTTCCGGCGCCCTGATAGAAACAGCACTGGTCATGGTACGTCTACTTCTGTTATTTCGgaatttcatcatcttctttgatACACTTGAATATGAATGGATTATTTTAACTTGCAGAATACGGAAGCAATCAAGGACGGGCATCTCAACGGGAATCGGTTTATGGTGCATCCACCTACGGAAGCGGCAGCCAAAATAACCCCAGCAGACCGGCTCCTTTGACAGGATCTAAAGTCTGAGCAGCAACGACGGCAGCAGTTAACATTCAGCTAATTATATAGGGACAATAGGTATCTGTGTTAATATCAAactcaaaaaaaaatgaaactatcAAGTACTTTGAAAACGAATGCATGTGCAGTCCATTGGtcagattttctttgaaatattttcaaaggaaaaaagtccattttcattttcatttttttgctcgatcaaaaaaactgttgaattGTAAATAACTTAAgaaactgtttattttttcaacacaAACCCAACGCGGAAATCTTCAAAGTCTGTCCCCATCAAccaatctatttttaaatattccaatCCCTCTTTTTACATattaaaacacaaattaagCTGAAAAGTAATTGAGCGAATCGTGTGTTGTACATATCGCGGAACCGTCcatgaaagaaagaagaaaagagtattattttctttttttaaaattataaatagtCCCAGTCGTCAATTGAATATTCTCgcactaaaaaacaaaattgaaaacttgACGACTTACGGgccaaatgtttgtttttgaatgaagAAGAGTTATAATTCACAATTTGACGCTAATATTTGCGCAGGTTGGCTCTTGAAAACTGTTTCAAATCGTGTGTCTTCATCTGTCactttctatttgtttttatacaTTCCCCCCCATTTGCCATATCAAATCAAGTGTCTATTATTCCTCCTCTCtcatttgtaataataatttcttttatatttcggTTTTTAACTATGCATCACAAAACACACTCCGATATAGTATAATAACTCTGCtactgtttaattttttttccggtcgaaagagaaaaagaaaagaaactagaaaaaaaattatcttttgaaTAAACGAATGACgtgattctattttttttcgccttgacaacaaaatatttagaCCGATTTAATTCATCAAGGACGTGAGGGACAGGAAAACGAGGGTCGGTGGTTTTGGAATCTTTTCCAAACGATTGCGTCTTATAACCTTCCAGGATATCCTGCAGACACCGTGTCGGATTTTCAGGGGTCTTTAGGCTACCGTTCCACATTGTGATTCACATTCATTCGCCGTAGATGGTTCACTTTATTTTCTGTaagaatttgtttaaaataatgactttgttttttattgtttggaCGTGTCTAACCGTTTCGGTTGCATTAGCGAATGTACGGAATGCCAACGGCCCAGGTtcgtgaattttattttattttgcaatttctattttcgtCAATTTAATCACCCTTTTATTTTAGGCTGCGTCTTTAATTTGGATAAAGAATCGCCCAAATATCCTCCGCATTTATTTGACGCTACCAAGAATGAAATTATTCAACCGGTTTTGGTGGCCAACAAAAGAGTTATCAGTTTACCAGTCGGCCAGCAAGTTATCGTCGCCTGTGTAGGATGGAACAACGTTTTAAATGCTGCCAATCTGTCAGTCAGTGCAGCCGAATGCGTTTCGCCATCATCTCAACTCCGTTTGGGCGCCCAGAGTCTTGGCTACAAATCGTTGGGTTGCAGAACTCAAGCGAAAGAAACTCTGAAGACACTGGGGAAATGTTTTACCGGAGGAACTTTGATTGAGATCGGATGGCAAATTGAATCTTCTTTCGTCAAACAGATAACCATCTGTCACCAGCAATCCACTGCCAACACCCTGTACTCTTCCAGCGTCATCCGGGGAGCTTCAATTCTGGCTGACGATGAATCCAACAATCGTCCGCCCTTCCGCCAAGGATCCTTCTTTGCCGGAATTAACGTTAATCGAGCTTACTTGCAAACCAGTCAAATGGCTACTTTTACAAGGATTCTTGGCTCGGCGGAGCTGGCTAGACGATACCTGGATCCTTCCAAGAGCTGGTACTTGTCTCGAGGTCATCTGGCACCAGATGGCGATTTTGTGGATGCCGCTAGTCAGGATATGACGTATTATTACATCAACTGCGCACCCCAATGGCAGTCGTTCAACAATGGAAACTGGAAAGCGCTCGAGACGGCCGTCAGGAATTTGGCTTCCGGGCGGATGGCCGATTTCACTATTTACACTGGCACGTTTGGAATTCTGACTCTCGCCGATGTCCATGGACAACAGAAACCAATCACACTGTCAGATGGGAAGATTCCTGTGCCCAAATATTACTGGAAAGTAATTCACGATCCAGCAAGTGGAAAAGCGACGGCAGTGGTTGGCATTAACAATCCCTATTTGACTGTCATTACCGGTGCTGACGTTTTCTGCCCCGATGTTTGCAATCAAGTGACGTGgatcaaatttgaaagaacTAGGTTGGCCAATGGTTACACCTTTTGCTGCACAGTGCAGTCTCTACGCAAAATCATATCGTATTCTCCAGACTTGGGCAATTTatctcttttgatttaatttgaagCATTTACAAGTTTATTGACAGAAGCAGACAGAAGGAGATtataataaattcaatgtcagcctttggttctttttcaaaaattttatgataatttttgaattttgattttattgtaaaaatcGGCAATGTTtttgtaaaatgtttttttaattataacaGTTTGGCAAACACGTACGAACTTCCGTTTCCCGCGCCTTCCTTATTAGACGCCATTGAATTTCTAGAAAACCTATCAGTTGGTTAGTAACCACCACCACAAGACAGACGTTCGGAGTTCAGACCTTCataaatgtttaattaatGTTCCGTGGGATGatacattttaatttcctGCTATTATCCATCGTATTTGGTAAACAACCTATTGATTAATTTGATTGAGCTTGAAAACAACTTAAAGATGGatgtatttatttacatttaacaGCTTAAGTGGAAACAAGGTTAGAGCTTGGCAGTTGGCAGCATCAGTAAAAATGATTCCAACTAATCGAATTCAGTCGCTAATTCACCCTTATTATCCATACCGTGACACATTTGCCGTTAATGTGCtagaaaattacaaatttactGAACTGGTTGGTAATGAGATCAAGGTATGCTAGATGGTGTTGAGAAGATAGACTTATATGTATTAATATATCGTAATTGTTATTTAGATTCTGTTTCTTGGATGTGTGGACCTAAGAAGCATTTTGAAGACAGTATCAGCAGGAAATGTAGAACACTTCCAATTTCATCTGAATTGTTCTTCCCCGTTGGTTTTGGCACGAAACATGTTGATACTCAAAATCATAACCTCCCAAGATTTTGATACCAAGAATGATGAAGATGTTGCTTTCCTATGGGATGTTTGGTATAATATGGATTGGCCAGAACAAACCCAACATCGATTTAAATTGGTATTGAGGGACCTATTGGACAATGATCTACCACTAAACATTACCATCACTAATAACAGTCAGTCCTTGGAAGATATAAGAACAGTGTGGTTATCATGGTGGTTATTTGTGGGTTTGTCTACTTTGGAATCCCATTCAGCAAGAAAATCGCTGCTGGAGAAAATCAATGAAGAAAGGTATTGAAACACGCAAACAAGtctgttttaaaaagtaaGCCAATGTTATATTactgacaattttttttatcgaactACAGGCTGAACTATATTGTGGAAGGCTGGCGACAACTCCACAGCAAAGATATAAATCCGCAGGGGATATACAGCAAATCATTGATTCCAGAAGCTGTAGATAACTTTGCGTTTCATCTAGATTCCAAGTTTAAACATCTGGGTGATGCAACAAGGAAGAAAGTTCACGAAGAAGCTATGCGATTTTTCTCAAAAGGAAGCTGTCGGCTGCGAAATGGAAATTCGAACGATGCTTTCGTCAACCCAACTATGATGCTAGATCCAACGACTCCCCATTGGAATGTTGCTCCGAAACTATCACCATTCGATAGTTTTCTGCCGTTAACTGAGGAAGAGCTTGATATGTCTGAAGGCGAAATTCTAATTCGTTCTTGTCAGAAAATACTCACGACCCAAATAGCCGGATATCGAAGTCGTCTAGAAACagtcaaaattgttttccacCTGGAAGATCCCATGAAGTTTTTCTATTCAGACACAACCAACCTAACCTTTGACGTCATTGATTGTTCAAGCTTATCGGACACCGTTGGATTACTTAATCTCATCGTGGGAAGTAGCAAGAAATTGGCCGATACTCCTGAAGCTATTTTCTTAACCGAGAGCACGAATTGGCAAAACTCAGCAATCTCTGCAGTGGAATACGTCGAAGAAGCTCTTTGTTCTCCTCTGAGCATGATT
This region of Daphnia pulex isolate KAP4 chromosome 9, ASM2113471v1 genomic DNA includes:
- the LOC124202974 gene encoding partitioning defective 3 homolog isoform X2; the encoded protein is MKVTVCFGPVSVVVPCGNGDILVRDLISQAVTRYRKASNKSNDAAISVAALRSSDGAILDPDDRLADVVDDREQLAACLSNGGGGGGGSGSELDEPSLGVPLVLGPRIGLMNLRGDGTSASSNSGSPSPTDFGLHHHGYGVVGSSHPASRKDIEVTGQEAATGLMVDHLHLQVRRGSEPALNRISPDAPSTAPNTTGSSSSSASTGHHLHHHADMPPTTSNSRDYKRWSAAPIVDPTSDSDCEERDLEVVRRHPSGPRFARSGARVSMQIFGGGVGSAANGGSHNNAGYRWAEAADNALLSAATAPTGVATPTATTPPDYEETMHRRTRSLRREPVGATSESIPLSDGHHHLYQPHHLNNSSSNNNMQSQLATTQLVVLPNEGGQPLGIHVVPDYSPLGNELGLLVQGVEPGGRIYRDGRIAVHDRIVEINSHPLKDVPFHRAQELFRNALQSRDLRLRIVKSNGEVNRGPASDQLDEMTQQQQQQPQLIQTQQQQAPPSRVAAVSPTRKTPAVVPGTGRASNALMTVSTRKIGKKLDLELTKGHEGLGFSVTTRDNPAGGLCPIYIKNILPRGAAIEDGRLRSGDRLLEVNGVEMTGKTQSEVVSLLRNIPSGGVARLLISRQETEEEIQQSNQLQNQQIQSSQLQSSTQTQQTSPKLPRQMKSISRASEESLLLLPWKQREILTLDIPVHDTEKAGLGISVKGKTTSSSGNGTSDLGIFIKSVLHGGAASRDGRLCTNDQLLHVNGVSLQGRSNTEAMEGLRRAVHQEGPKPGHITLTVARKMHALKDREVTLEGQSQDDTVNGTVRLGGNGGDSSGSYDHSGGSSDQSGSTVIFVSGSGSDSRERNLMKDNRLSGISSDLRNESYYRATHETWNTTQLQETLMSSSKSNGGHQTSVVQQGPGRKQHSQNSPTVHLTPGEVVSIDGDYLPQSRPRPPSMMMMSTSNGSSVASTPDTTMNLPWQQQQQHSNNNIRGPGGQRSGPTDGRDRPWPNAEQPQPPQSPLSETSMRSDGRPSDSEAPTYTSQTSLDTDPNAPGFSRDQFGRQSMSEKRHASLDAKNTDTYQRNKKLREERERQKQTQPESEQQQQQQQPQTSAVKENMPPSGRVIRRAVKRRHAHPLVSRLEKDYLSSPTYHRSSPNLYQPNDVVGGVGGVATANRRGVAGTVDRGSRLSVAPSMMMMMTDHYHQHQRSRVSSVESLPLIAPSPVLSLQQGQRRPPLLPPYKSQENSRPLFVRPVDPPSRNSSRDIGPTLGLKKSSSLESLQTVVQEIQMQEEEPQIGCYGYHRPTAIRVVRGRGCNESFRAAVDRSYDESGQPTDGTNKEPMETLDEALEVEVNEMMPPPRSPSDIGIPMLNNKNETRKSKKKNANAAGLLLKGLGSMFRFGKHRKSAPASPESGHQSSGSDPTVSGHHSMAGGHMIMPSSGNQSHHHHQSERRSSSGHSGSIGRSSAVSEVDRHHVLRRTLPPDERDRAELGRQMAIAVARQAAQDEQKRIQHHYLRLMDQQQRQAAAAHDHQQKQQQQQQQQQQGNSATTGDRSQRLHQLRAQHQKRHAEQQRQSTHTPTEQFESNNKNVPEIIHGRSASYDPYNDVRKPRSRAAVGEPNTLMPIPAVPSSTSNYNNNYDEFQLKNGNLNPVQIREMQELVRHQRLKVEQGQVIRRQQHYHSQRSARETRMSPPGGNGWSGADRPVSNYFEYESLHIAGHKVALSGPPYKPQQQQQSGNRRPPTVQGDDTTFFRRPDRNSTGHEYGSNQGRASQRESVYGASTYGSGSQNNPSRPAPLTGSKV
- the LOC124202974 gene encoding partitioning defective 3 homolog isoform X10, with the translated sequence MKVTVCFGPVSVVVPCGNGDILVRDLISQAVTRYRKASNKSNDAAISVAALRSSDGAILDPDDRLADVVDDREQLAACLSNGGGGGGGSGSELDEPSLGVPLVLGPRIGLMNLRGDGTSASSNSGSPSPTDFGLHHHGYGVVGSSHPASRKDIEVTGQEAATGLMVDHLHLQVRRGSEPALNRISPDAPSTAPNTTGSSSSSASTGHHLHHHADMPPTTSNSRDYKRWSAAPIVDPTSDSDCEERDLEVVRRHPSGPRFARSGARVSMQIFGGGVGSAANGGSHNNAGYRWAEAADNALLSAATAPTGVATPTATTPPDYEETMHRRTRSLRREPVGATSESIPLSDGHHHLYQPHHLNNSSSNNNMQSQLATTQLVVLPNEGGQPLGIHVVPDYSPLGNELGLLVQGVEPGGRIYRDGRIAVHDRIVEINSHPLKDVPFHRAQELFRNALQSRDLRLRIVKSNGEVNRGPASDQLDEMTQQQQQQPQLIQTQQQQAPPSRVAAVSPTRKTPAVVPGTGRASNALMTVSTRKIGKKLDLELTKGHEGLGFSVTTRDNPAGGLCPIYIKNILPRGAAIEDGRLRSGDRLLEVNGVEMTGKTQSEVVSLLRNIPSGGVARLLISRQETEEEIQQSNQLQNQQIQSSQLQSSTQTQQTSPKLPRQMKSISRASEESLLLLPWKQREILTLDIPVHDTEKAGLGISVKGKTTSSSGNGTSDLGIFIKSVLHGGAASRDGRLCTNDQLLHVNGVSLQGRSNTEAMEGLRRAVHQEGPKPGHITLTVARKMHALKDREVTLEGQSQDDTVNGTVRLGGNGGDSSGSYDHSGGSSDQSGSTVIFVSGSGSDSRERNLMKDNRLSGISSDLRNESYYRATHETWNTTQLQETLMSSSKSNGGHQTSVVQQGPGRKQHSQNSPTVHLTPGEVVSIDGDYLPQSRPRPPSMMMMSTSNGSSVASTPDTTMNLPWQQQQQHSNNNIRGPGGQRSGPTDGRDRPWPNAEQPQPPQSPLSETSMRSDGRPSDSEAPTYTSQTSLDTDPNAPGFSRDQFGRQSMSEKRHASLDAKNTDTYQRNKKLREERERQKQTQPESEQQQQQQQPQTSAVKENMPPSDKSQENSRPLFVRPVDPPSRNSSRDIGPTLGLKKSSSLESLQTVVQEIQMQEEEPQIGCYGYHRPTAIRVVRGRGCNESFRAAVDRSYDESGQPTDGTNKEPMETLDEALEVEVNEMMPPPRSPSDIGIPMLNNKNETRKSKKKNANAAGLLLKGLGSMFRFGKHRKSAPASPESGHQSSGSDPTVSGHHSMAGGHMIMPSSGNQSHHHHQSERRSSSGHSGSIGRSSAVSEVDRHHVLRRTLPPDERDRAELGRQMAIAVARQAAQDEQKRIQHHYLRLMDQQQRQAAAAHDHQQKQQQQQQQQQQGNSATTGDRSQRLHQLRAQHQKRHAEQQRQSTHTPTEQFESNNKNVPEIIHGRSASYDPYNDVRKPRSRAAVGEPNTLMPIPAVPSSTSNYNNNYDEFQLNRRQQHYHSQRSARETRMSPPGGNGWSGADRPVSNYFEYESLHIAGHKVALSGPPYKPQQQQQSGNRRPPTVQGDDTTFFRRPDRNSTGHEYGSNQGRASQRESVYGASTYGSGSQNNPSRPAPLTGSKV